Proteins encoded within one genomic window of Eleutherodactylus coqui strain aEleCoq1 chromosome 1, aEleCoq1.hap1, whole genome shotgun sequence:
- the CYRIA gene encoding CYFIP-related Rac1 interactor A isoform X2, which produces MGNLLKVLTREIENYPHFFLDFENAQPTDCEREVWNQVSAVLQESESILSDLQAYKGAGQEIRDAIQNPNDIQLQEKAWNSVCPLVVRLKRFYEFSLRLEKALQSLLESLTCPPYTPTQHLEREQALAKEFAEILHFTLRFDELKMRNPAIQNDFSYYRRTISRNRINNMHLDIENEVNNEMANRMSLFYAEATPMLKTLSNATTSFVSDNKTLPIENTTDCLSTMASVCKVMLETPEYRSRFTSEDTLMFCMRVMVGVIILYDHVHPVGAFCKTSKIDMKGCIKVLKEQPPDSVEGLLNALRFTTKHLNDESTSKQIRTMLQ; this is translated from the exons ATGCTCAACCAACCGACTGTGAGAGGGAGGTGTGGAACCAAGTCAGCGCCGTCTTGCAGGAATCTGAGAGCATTCTTTCAGATCTGCAAGCGTACAAAGGAGCCGGACAAGAGATACGAGAT GCTATACAGAATCCTAATGACATCCAGCTTCAGGAGAAGGCCTGGAACTCCGTCTGCCCCCTTGTTGTGCGGCTCAAGCGCTTTTATGAGTTTTCTCTAAGACTCG AAAAGGCCTTGCAAAGTTTACTGGAGTCTCTGACCTGCCCCCCATATACCCCTACACAACACTTGGAGAGGGAGCAGGCCTTGGCTAAAGAGTTTGCTGAAATCCTGCACTTTACACTTCGCTTTGATGAACTGAAG ATGAGAAATCCTGCAATCCAGAATGACTTCAGTTACTACAGGCGAACGATAAGTCGTAACCGGATAAATAACATGCAT TTAGATATCGAAAATGAAGTAAACAATGAAATGGCTAACAGGATGTCCTTGTTCTACGCCGAAGCCACACCAATGCTGAAAACGCTTAGCAACGCCACCACCAGCTTTGTGTCTGAT AACAAAACTTTACCCATTGAAAATACAACAGATTGCCTGAGTACAATGGCCAGCGTGTGCAAAGTCATGCTCGAAACGCC AGAATACCGGAGCCGGTTTACCAGTGAAGACACGCTCATGTTCTGTATGAGAGTAATGGTCGGGGTTATCATTCTGTATGATCATGTACATCCAGTAGGAGCATTCTGCAAGACATCGAAGATTGAT ATGAAAGGCTGTATAAAAGTTTTGAAAGAGCAACCCCCTGATTCTGTGGAGGGCCTATTAAATGCACTCAG GTTTACTACAAAGCACCTGAACGACGAGTCAACTTCGAAACAGATTCGAACGATGCTTCAGTAA
- the CYRIA gene encoding CYFIP-related Rac1 interactor A isoform X1 yields the protein MGNLLKVLTCTELDQGPNFFLDFENAQPTDCEREVWNQVSAVLQESESILSDLQAYKGAGQEIRDAIQNPNDIQLQEKAWNSVCPLVVRLKRFYEFSLRLEKALQSLLESLTCPPYTPTQHLEREQALAKEFAEILHFTLRFDELKMRNPAIQNDFSYYRRTISRNRINNMHLDIENEVNNEMANRMSLFYAEATPMLKTLSNATTSFVSDNKTLPIENTTDCLSTMASVCKVMLETPEYRSRFTSEDTLMFCMRVMVGVIILYDHVHPVGAFCKTSKIDMKGCIKVLKEQPPDSVEGLLNALRFTTKHLNDESTSKQIRTMLQ from the exons ATGCTCAACCAACCGACTGTGAGAGGGAGGTGTGGAACCAAGTCAGCGCCGTCTTGCAGGAATCTGAGAGCATTCTTTCAGATCTGCAAGCGTACAAAGGAGCCGGACAAGAGATACGAGAT GCTATACAGAATCCTAATGACATCCAGCTTCAGGAGAAGGCCTGGAACTCCGTCTGCCCCCTTGTTGTGCGGCTCAAGCGCTTTTATGAGTTTTCTCTAAGACTCG AAAAGGCCTTGCAAAGTTTACTGGAGTCTCTGACCTGCCCCCCATATACCCCTACACAACACTTGGAGAGGGAGCAGGCCTTGGCTAAAGAGTTTGCTGAAATCCTGCACTTTACACTTCGCTTTGATGAACTGAAG ATGAGAAATCCTGCAATCCAGAATGACTTCAGTTACTACAGGCGAACGATAAGTCGTAACCGGATAAATAACATGCAT TTAGATATCGAAAATGAAGTAAACAATGAAATGGCTAACAGGATGTCCTTGTTCTACGCCGAAGCCACACCAATGCTGAAAACGCTTAGCAACGCCACCACCAGCTTTGTGTCTGAT AACAAAACTTTACCCATTGAAAATACAACAGATTGCCTGAGTACAATGGCCAGCGTGTGCAAAGTCATGCTCGAAACGCC AGAATACCGGAGCCGGTTTACCAGTGAAGACACGCTCATGTTCTGTATGAGAGTAATGGTCGGGGTTATCATTCTGTATGATCATGTACATCCAGTAGGAGCATTCTGCAAGACATCGAAGATTGAT ATGAAAGGCTGTATAAAAGTTTTGAAAGAGCAACCCCCTGATTCTGTGGAGGGCCTATTAAATGCACTCAG GTTTACTACAAAGCACCTGAACGACGAGTCAACTTCGAAACAGATTCGAACGATGCTTCAGTAA